In a single window of the Leptospiraceae bacterium genome:
- a CDS encoding ABC transporter permease subunit: MKKILGHIFSSIFTIAGLTIREALRKRIIFIILLISSFFLLMNFFCESVTMQANGEEVKDSAIGPIFIFVIVTVWSLVISALVTSSLLADEFENKTYTMILSKPIFRLSYLAGKFLGVFILIILNAVIILAAYSLISILRSGSVDSGLWFAAGTMLLSYVLLISLVLLFTILINRTAAVLLSFALVLLTSIVNYPIYESAFEKVIDTNSSKKLILEIIYWVMPQFGTSLYHSLSKVAKSFSQVHYLGLYAYAQISVWILIVWILLYFSFRRRELE, translated from the coding sequence ATGAAAAAAATACTAGGTCATATTTTTTCGAGCATCTTTACAATTGCAGGATTAACTATACGGGAAGCATTGCGCAAACGGATAATATTTATTATCCTTTTAATCTCAAGTTTTTTCTTGCTCATGAATTTCTTTTGTGAATCTGTTACCATGCAAGCAAACGGCGAGGAAGTAAAAGATAGTGCGATTGGTCCGATTTTCATCTTTGTCATTGTTACTGTTTGGAGTCTTGTTATCTCAGCCCTTGTTACCTCTTCTCTTTTAGCCGATGAATTTGAGAACAAAACCTATACAATGATTCTCTCTAAACCAATCTTTAGACTGAGCTATCTCGCCGGCAAATTTTTAGGAGTATTCATTCTAATTATTCTAAATGCAGTCATCATTCTAGCTGCTTATAGCCTAATCAGTATTTTGCGCTCAGGGAGTGTAGACAGCGGGTTGTGGTTCGCGGCGGGGACTATGCTCTTATCTTATGTGCTTTTGATTAGTCTTGTTCTTCTATTTACAATATTAATCAATCGAACGGCGGCAGTTCTTTTATCCTTTGCCCTTGTATTACTTACAAGCATTGTAAATTATCCTATTTATGAATCTGCCTTTGAAAAAGTAATAGATACAAATTCTTCTAAGAAATTAATTCTAGAGATAATCTATTGGGTAATGCCACAGTTTGGGACAAGCCTCTATCATTCATTATCTAAAGTAGCAAAGTCTTTTTCGCAAGTTCACTATCTTGGTTTATACGCCTATGCACAAATTTCAGTCTGGATACTTATTGTCTGGATTCTTTTGTATTTTAGTTTTAGAAGAAGAGAACTAGAATGA